Below is a genomic region from Neisseria arctica.
CCATTTGGTCGGCCGCATGTGCCCCCAACATCAAGGCTAAAGCACGATGATCACCGGCTTCCTTATTACCCAAAACTTTGGCCGCCTCCTGTTCCGCCTTCTGGAACTTGCCCTCAAAAAATGCCAAACCAGCACTATCCAAAGCCAAGCCGGCCTTACGGCTTTTACGAGCAATACCAAAACGCTCCATACGGCCCGGAATATTCAACAATTCGGCAATTAGCCTTACCAACAGATATAACACGACAACTGTCGCAATCAATCCGAGGATAAACGCATGCAGGTTTACCCGCAGCATGGTTTGTTCCGCAACAATATAAACATTGCCGCTGTAAGTGCTTGAAGCGATTGCTAAGCCAACTGCTACAGCAAAAAGGATGATAATCCAAATCAAACTTTTCATACTTTATCCCCTTTAACTTGACTGGCAGGTGCTTCGGCAGGCGCAGCAGGAGCCGCCTCCTGTTTTTCAGGTTGTTTTGGGGAGGTTTCCGGAGAAGACGCCTGAGCGGGAGCTGAGGCTTCGCTGGCTGCATTATTTTCAACCGTATCCGAAGCAGAAGCGACAGGCATAGCAGTACGTACGCTATCTTGGTAAGCACGCACCGCGGTGAGGCTGGCTTTCAAGGCATTATCGGAAATCATGCGGACATCTATAGCTTTCAACTCCGCCAATTCTTTCAGCCAAGACTGCGTAGCCGGAGAGGCCGGATCAAAATACTGCTTCACAGCGGCTTCAGCACTATTAAGATCACTTTGGTAAACTTCGCCGTTATGGCGGAGCAAAGCCGTACGTGCATCTAATAAGTGCAAGCGTAGGTTTTCCCTCACAAAATAAACTTGTTCGGGTGCAATCAACATTGCATCGTTGTTATTCAGATGGCGTACCTCAACTACACCTTTTAAGCTGGCTAAGATTTTATTCCAAGCATTTTGCCACCACGGAAGGTTTGCATCATCCTCCGGCAAGGGTTCGGCCTTGCCCGGTTGCAAAGTGTTATCTAGCACCAGTGGCAATCCGGCGACCGCGGTTTCCAAGCGATCCAATCTCAAAGAAGTAGCCGAAATGTCCAGATAGGGGCGGTTTTTTAATCCAGCCAAGTCGCTGCTGATTGCCTGTTTGATAGGCAGCAAATCAGGCTGGTCAAAACGGCTCAAACGGCTTTCAATGCTTTCCAACACCGTTACAGCCACGGGTACGTTACCTGATAACAAAAGCTGCTGCGAGGCCAAATTCAATGTTGCTTCTACTTCGTCTACCAACCAATTGGCACGACCTTTCAATAATTCTTGATAAGCGCGGTTAGCCGCTGCAATTTGTTCGGCATTGGCTTTTTGGCCTGTAGAAAGTTGTGCCAGCAGGCTTTCCACCTCAGCTTGTTTTCGCAAGTTGTCTTGTAGAAGATTGGCATTTTGGCTTTCACCCAATGCGGCTTTATCGATTTTTTGATCAAAACTCAACTGCTGGGTTTTTAACAAGTTTTGGCCTTGAACAAATAAAAAGCCGCTTGCTCCCAAGCCCAACAAAGCCAGTACGAGGGCGCCTACGGCCAGGCCTTTTCCTGAAGACTGTTTGATGACCACGGGGGCTGTTGCCGGAGCGGGATTTTGATTGGTTTCAGACATAGGTTTTCCTACAGATTCGTTTTTCTCAGATATTTTTTCGGCCTTTTGGCCTGCTGCTTGTACGACAGATGGGGAATCGGTAGCGGGCTGTTTGCCGCTATCGGCTTCAGTAGAAGATACAGCGCTTTCTT
It encodes:
- a CDS encoding uroporphyrinogen-III C-methyltransferase, whose translation is MSKPEDAPSENPQVETKPAVEQPEHDAVKESAVSSTEADSGKQPATDSPSVVQAAGQKAEKISEKNESVGKPMSETNQNPAPATAPVVIKQSSGKGLAVGALVLALLGLGASGFLFVQGQNLLKTQQLSFDQKIDKAALGESQNANLLQDNLRKQAEVESLLAQLSTGQKANAEQIAAANRAYQELLKGRANWLVDEVEATLNLASQQLLLSGNVPVAVTVLESIESRLSRFDQPDLLPIKQAISSDLAGLKNRPYLDISATSLRLDRLETAVAGLPLVLDNTLQPGKAEPLPEDDANLPWWQNAWNKILASLKGVVEVRHLNNNDAMLIAPEQVYFVRENLRLHLLDARTALLRHNGEVYQSDLNSAEAAVKQYFDPASPATQSWLKELAELKAIDVRMISDNALKASLTAVRAYQDSVRTAMPVASASDTVENNAASEASAPAQASSPETSPKQPEKQEAAPAAPAEAPASQVKGDKV